A window of Spiroplasma syrphidicola EA-1 contains these coding sequences:
- a CDS encoding ComEC/Rec2 family competence protein gives MILKFAPPVSLNKNQELNFKIIYQGEGYYFIKAGTHRFYLSTQEVFHLDDNVCAYGNFTKIKSAVNIYEFSQPKWLEGQGITVQFNLTKIIGKNSSYGLRAIIQRYLLRDENNFDFIQLIFFGVKTKGVNELYEKFVQLGIIHLLVISGFHINLFFWIINTVCCKIFRFKYNFLISFLIVFFYLYLLNFNLASLRAGVFLFLLTLKNKRRWDKINKKIIWTVTLLFVLFLKPYAFLNSGFTFSFTISYVLIVVHSKLRHLGLFKKILIYNLIIFLVTWILTAYYNYTINFMSIFFTIILTPVIELTYLFSYMIIFIKPLHIIYQGLFFVLNNFSAVLLKINLVWHTGAFNFWLVWIYYGLLITTYLNSGYLQKLSMIGLLFFSTILIFLNWMASPRYSLTMLNVGNGQAIVINDKLNFKTVLFDVGVEIGKSKNLVRDYLKWQGINVINAVFISHNHLDHYNNLAQVKTNFYMGEVIDNETGGDYWKFGGLEFLVLHKTVGAENENANSLVILVTVNQYNVLLTGDLTKEEELKMLDLSLPQIDLLQVAHHGSKSSSDILFLKKIKPQICFISDGPHKKILAPQTLKNLDSVGCKYYETNGEQNLQVQFFNNFKAKVTNF, from the coding sequence ATGATTTTAAAATTTGCACCACCGGTTAGCCTAAATAAAAATCAAGAACTTAATTTTAAAATTATTTATCAAGGAGAAGGATATTATTTTATTAAAGCTGGGACGCACAGGTTTTATTTATCAACCCAAGAAGTTTTTCACTTAGATGATAATGTTTGTGCTTATGGAAATTTTACTAAGATAAAAAGTGCTGTTAATATTTATGAATTTAGCCAACCAAAATGATTAGAAGGACAGGGGATAACTGTGCAGTTTAATTTAACAAAGATTATTGGTAAGAATAGTAGTTATGGTTTACGGGCAATTATTCAACGTTATTTGTTAAGGGATGAAAATAATTTTGATTTTATTCAATTGATCTTTTTTGGGGTCAAGACAAAAGGGGTAAATGAATTATATGAAAAATTTGTGCAACTAGGGATAATTCACTTATTAGTTATTTCAGGCTTTCATATTAATCTTTTCTTTTGAATTATCAATACTGTTTGTTGTAAAATTTTTCGTTTTAAGTATAATTTTCTAATATCCTTTTTGATAGTGTTTTTTTATCTTTACCTTTTAAATTTTAATTTAGCAAGCTTACGAGCTGGTGTTTTTTTATTTTTGCTGACTTTAAAAAATAAAAGGCGATGAGATAAAATTAATAAAAAAATAATTTGAACAGTTACATTATTATTTGTGCTATTTTTAAAACCTTACGCCTTTTTAAATAGTGGTTTTACTTTTAGTTTTACAATTTCTTATGTTCTAATAGTAGTCCATTCAAAATTAAGACACTTAGGTTTATTCAAAAAAATCTTAATATATAATTTAATTATTTTTCTTGTTACTTGAATTTTAACGGCTTATTATAATTACACTATTAATTTTATGAGCATTTTTTTCACAATTATATTAACGCCGGTTATTGAATTAACTTATCTTTTTAGCTATATGATCATCTTTATTAAACCATTACATATTATTTATCAAGGCCTCTTTTTTGTCCTGAATAATTTTTCGGCAGTATTGCTCAAAATTAATCTTGTCTGGCATACGGGAGCTTTTAATTTTTGATTGGTATGAATTTATTATGGATTATTGATTACTACATATTTAAATAGTGGTTATTTACAAAAACTTAGTATGATAGGATTATTATTTTTTAGTACTATCCTAATTTTTTTAAACTGAATGGCCAGCCCTCGTTATAGTTTGACCATGCTTAATGTTGGTAATGGTCAAGCGATTGTTATAAACGATAAGCTAAATTTTAAAACTGTTTTATTTGATGTTGGTGTCGAAATTGGTAAAAGTAAAAATCTCGTCCGCGATTATTTGAAATGACAAGGAATTAATGTTATTAATGCTGTTTTTATTTCCCACAATCATTTAGACCACTATAATAATCTTGCACAAGTAAAAACTAATTTTTATATGGGGGAAGTAATTGATAACGAAACGGGAGGAGACTATTGAAAATTTGGTGGGTTAGAATTCTTGGTGCTTCATAAAACAGTGGGGGCAGAAAATGAAAATGCTAATTCTTTGGTTATTTTAGTAACAGTTAATCAATACAATGTATTATTAACGGGAGATCTTACAAAAGAAGAAGAACTTAAAATGTTGGATTTATCTTTACCCCAAATTGATTTGCTACAAGTAGCTCATCATGGGTCTAAATCTTCATCAGATATTTTATTTTTAAAAAAAATTAAACCTCAGATTTGTTTTATTTCTGATGGACCGCATAAAAAAATTTTAGCCCCTCAAACATTGAAAAATCTTGATAGTGTTGGCTGTAAGTATTATGAAACTAATGGTGAACAAAATTTACAGGTCCAATTTTTCAATAATTTCAAAGCCAAGGTTACTAATTTTTAA
- the holA gene encoding DNA polymerase III subunit delta, with amino-acid sequence MFLIYGEDAYLINLQKEKILKKINIDEEYSLDEYSYLEDSLLDILNDANTIPMFAEKRIILVNDSYFLTEEKIKAKIDNKDYLPKLIEYLENPNPNTFIIFICPVNNISNRLKITKKMLELTSVLKAINLSYNELTKFIANYIKQNNANISDQLINSLVEYLPNNLYIIKNELDKLLLISKNITKELIEHNLTKYLDTDIFKVVNYLLANDLNNFLSNYHYLKARGLSDVALLALISNNVILTRDIIVLSMLKKSPSEIANLLKVHPFRVKKISEILSNFSLKKANDLILNLFSIDYNIKKGIINREIDSDLYFIKLFNINR; translated from the coding sequence ATGTTCTTAATTTATGGGGAAGATGCATATTTAATAAATTTGCAAAAAGAAAAAATTTTAAAAAAAATTAATATAGATGAGGAATATAGTCTTGATGAATACAGTTATTTAGAAGATTCACTGTTAGATATTTTAAATGATGCCAATACAATTCCAATGTTTGCCGAAAAACGGATTATTTTAGTTAACGACAGTTATTTCTTAACTGAAGAAAAAATTAAAGCAAAAATTGATAACAAAGATTACTTACCAAAATTAATTGAATATTTAGAAAACCCAAACCCAAATACCTTTATCATTTTTATTTGCCCAGTAAATAATATTAGTAATCGGTTGAAAATTACCAAAAAAATGTTGGAATTAACTAGTGTTTTAAAAGCAATTAACTTATCTTATAATGAATTAACAAAATTTATTGCTAATTATATTAAACAAAATAATGCTAATATTAGTGATCAATTAATTAATAGCTTAGTTGAATATCTCCCAAATAATTTGTATATTATTAAGAATGAACTTGATAAGTTATTATTGATTAGTAAGAACATTACCAAAGAATTAATTGAACATAATTTAACAAAGTACCTTGATACTGATATTTTTAAAGTTGTAAACTATTTATTAGCGAATGATTTAAATAACTTTTTAAGTAATTATCATTATTTAAAAGCCCGAGGACTAAGCGATGTTGCTTTGCTTGCCTTAATTAGCAATAATGTTATTTTAACCCGTGATATCATTGTTTTATCAATGTTAAAAAAATCACCATCCGAAATTGCTAATTTATTAAAAGTTCATCCCTTTCGAGTAAAAAAAATATCAGAAATTCTTTCTAATTTTAGTTTGAAAAAAGCAAACGATTTAATATTAAATTTATTTTCAATTGATTATAATATTAAAAAAGGTATAATTAACAGAGAAATAGATAGTGATTTGTATTTTATTAAATTATTTAATATTAATCGTTAA
- the rpsT gene encoding 30S ribosomal protein S20, with amino-acid sequence MANIKSQIKRVKTNEKANLANKSFKSSVKTAIKKAEKALVENDAKANELVNEAVSLIDKAVTKGIYHQNKASRLKSSLMVKAN; translated from the coding sequence ATGGCAAATATTAAGTCACAAATTAAAAGAGTTAAAACTAATGAAAAAGCTAATTTAGCAAATAAATCTTTTAAATCATCAGTTAAGACGGCAATTAAAAAAGCAGAAAAAGCCCTTGTCGAAAATGATGCAAAAGCAAATGAATTAGTAAATGAAGCAGTTAGTTTAATTGATAAAGCAGTTACAAAAGGAATTTATCATCAAAATAAAGCTTCAAGATTAAAAAGTAGTTTAATGGTAAAAGCTAACTAG
- the rpiB gene encoding ribose 5-phosphate isomerase B: MKIAIGNDHTGVGMKNEIVTYLTNNGYEVINIGTNEGQAADYPDFGHQVGQMVANGGADLGIVICGTGIGISIAANKVPGVRAALCYETTTAQLAREHNNANVLALGARLIANQKAVWIVEAFLKANFDEGRHARRVNQIEDITC; this comes from the coding sequence ATGAAAATTGCGATTGGAAATGATCATACAGGGGTAGGGATGAAAAATGAAATTGTCACTTACTTAACTAATAATGGTTATGAGGTTATTAATATTGGGACTAATGAAGGCCAAGCAGCCGACTACCCAGACTTTGGTCATCAAGTCGGTCAAATGGTGGCAAACGGTGGCGCTGATTTAGGGATTGTGATATGTGGAACTGGAATTGGGATTTCAATAGCTGCTAATAAAGTACCAGGAGTTCGTGCAGCATTGTGTTATGAAACAACAACTGCCCAATTAGCTCGTGAACATAATAATGCTAATGTTTTAGCGTTAGGAGCTCGTTTGATTGCTAATCAAAAAGCAGTCTGAATTGTTGAAGCATTTTTGAAAGCAAATTTTGATGAAGGTCGTCATGCCCGTAGAGTGAATCAAATTGAAGACATTACTTGTTAA
- a CDS encoding NifU family protein translates to MDKNAQAKDIIDNLRPYINQDGGDIEFVELKDDIVYIRLGGACVNCGLIDMTIKDGVEQIVKNELPEIKAVEVVM, encoded by the coding sequence ATGGATAAAAATGCTCAAGCAAAAGATATTATTGATAATTTACGCCCTTATATTAATCAAGATGGTGGGGACATTGAATTTGTCGAATTAAAAGACGATATTGTCTACATTCGACTTGGGGGAGCATGTGTAAACTGTGGATTAATTGATATGACAATTAAAGACGGCGTTGAACAAATTGTTAAAAATGAATTACCCGAAATAAAAGCAGTGGAAGTTGTAATGTAA
- a CDS encoding ribose-phosphate diphosphokinase — MVENKNFSVYGLSASGKLADEICQILNIKREEMEIIRFADGEILTRAVNSVRGKDIYIIQSTSNPVNENLMELLIAIDALKRGSANSINVIIPYFGYARQDRKAKGRQPITCKLVANMITTAGATRVMTIDLHSPQAMGFFDVPVDDLRSTQEFVKRIIGEIEADEITSEITIVSPDHGGLVRVREVADKLTGLPVNIAVIDKKRSQPNVSEVQFVLGDVKDRVCFIVDDMIDTAGTICNAARALKENGAKEVYLLACHGVFSPPACERLSALIQEGIVKKVIVTNTIDIAPERRFEGLEVISIAELIANMIAAVVNKNSLSDVYSQYNEKIKELIKLMKK, encoded by the coding sequence ATGGTGGAAAATAAGAATTTTAGTGTTTATGGCTTATCAGCTAGTGGGAAATTAGCTGATGAAATTTGCCAAATTTTAAATATTAAAAGAGAAGAAATGGAAATTATTCGTTTTGCGGATGGGGAAATTTTGACAAGAGCGGTCAATTCAGTGCGAGGGAAGGATATTTATATTATCCAGTCAACTTCAAACCCAGTTAATGAAAATTTAATGGAATTATTAATTGCAATTGATGCTTTAAAAAGAGGAAGTGCTAATAGTATTAATGTTATTATTCCATATTTTGGTTATGCGCGCCAAGATCGAAAAGCAAAAGGACGTCAGCCAATTACTTGTAAATTAGTAGCCAATATGATTACAACAGCAGGAGCAACAAGAGTGATGACAATTGATCTTCACTCCCCACAAGCAATGGGATTCTTTGATGTTCCAGTTGATGATTTACGTTCAACTCAAGAATTTGTAAAAAGAATTATTGGGGAAATTGAAGCAGATGAAATTACTTCAGAAATTACAATTGTTTCACCTGACCATGGTGGGTTAGTTCGTGTTCGCGAAGTTGCCGATAAATTGACAGGTTTACCAGTTAACATTGCTGTTATTGATAAAAAACGTTCACAACCAAATGTTAGTGAAGTCCAATTTGTTTTAGGGGATGTTAAAGACCGTGTTTGTTTTATTGTTGATGATATGATTGATACAGCGGGAACAATTTGTAATGCCGCACGAGCATTAAAAGAAAATGGAGCAAAAGAAGTTTATTTATTAGCATGTCATGGGGTCTTTTCACCACCAGCTTGTGAAAGATTATCAGCGTTAATTCAAGAAGGTATTGTTAAAAAAGTTATTGTAACTAATACAATTGATATTGCTCCTGAACGTCGTTTTGAGGGGTTAGAAGTTATTTCAATTGCGGAATTAATTGCCAATATGATTGCAGCTGTTGTAAATAAAAATAGTTTATCAGATGTTTATTCACAATATAATGAAAAAATTAAGGAATTAATTAAATTAATGAAAAAATAA
- the uvrB gene encoding excinuclease ABC subunit UvrB, with product MFKLVSNYQPAGDQPQAIENLLLGLKNNKKNQVLLGATGTGKTFTMANIIEHYNKPTLVMAHNKTLAMQLYVELKELFPDNRVEYFVSNFDFYQPEAYIPSRDLYIDKDAKQNMELDMMRLSAFNALTTRKDVIVVASVAAIYGAQDPNEYKKSFFQLNRGEKIGKKQLTNYLVSSGYVRNDIEQIPGTFSAKGDVIKIVPGWNIKTFIRIDLFGDEIDDICYIDGLNGDVTQRLSTLTIFPAQDYITSPERLTKAIELIEKELVVRLEELKQEGKNVEAQRLKQRTEYDLDMLRESGICSGIENYSRHLDLRQEGEPPYTLIDFFGDDFLTIIDESHMSIPQIRAMYNTDRSRKETLVNYGFRLKSALDNRPLNFEEFNGKLKNTIYVSATPAEYELELAHQQVAEQIIRPTGLLDPTVEVKQTVGQIDDIIAQIKERRAKNERVFITTLTIRMSEDLTSYLQEQDIKVAYLHSELKTLERSQILLDLRKGVYDCIVGVNLIREGIDIPEVSLICILDADKQGFLRNTRSLIQTIGRAARNAHGHVILYADTMSDAMVQAIKETQRRRAIQEAYNNKYDIIPQTIIKAIRDYTNIRMQDQKLHKIKNKNSKEYKTAKEGLLQDLRKQMYEASEKLDFEKAAELRDIILEIEAE from the coding sequence ATGTTTAAGTTAGTTTCCAATTATCAACCAGCAGGTGATCAACCACAAGCAATTGAAAATTTATTATTAGGACTTAAAAATAATAAAAAAAACCAAGTATTACTGGGAGCAACCGGAACTGGGAAAACTTTTACAATGGCTAATATTATTGAACACTATAATAAACCAACATTGGTAATGGCCCATAATAAAACATTAGCAATGCAATTATATGTTGAATTAAAAGAGTTATTTCCTGATAATCGGGTTGAATATTTTGTTTCTAACTTTGACTTTTATCAACCAGAAGCTTATATTCCGAGTCGAGATTTATATATTGATAAAGATGCTAAACAAAATATGGAATTAGATATGATGCGCTTAAGTGCCTTTAATGCGTTAACTACTCGTAAAGATGTTATTGTTGTTGCATCTGTGGCGGCAATTTATGGGGCCCAAGATCCCAATGAGTATAAAAAATCATTTTTTCAATTAAATCGTGGGGAAAAAATTGGGAAAAAACAATTAACAAATTATTTAGTTTCGTCTGGTTATGTTCGTAATGATATTGAACAAATTCCAGGAACTTTTAGTGCAAAGGGTGATGTTATTAAAATTGTTCCGGGATGAAATATTAAAACCTTTATTCGGATTGATTTATTTGGGGATGAAATTGATGACATTTGCTATATTGATGGATTAAATGGGGATGTGACCCAACGGTTATCAACTTTAACAATTTTTCCGGCCCAGGATTATATTACTTCCCCAGAACGGTTAACAAAAGCAATTGAGTTAATTGAAAAAGAATTGGTTGTAAGGTTGGAAGAATTAAAACAAGAAGGAAAAAATGTCGAAGCGCAACGGTTAAAACAACGAACAGAATATGATTTAGACATGCTTCGAGAAAGTGGGATTTGTTCCGGGATTGAAAACTATTCTCGTCATCTTGATTTACGCCAAGAAGGTGAACCACCTTATACTTTAATTGATTTTTTTGGTGATGATTTTTTAACAATTATTGATGAATCCCATATGTCAATTCCGCAAATTAGAGCAATGTATAATACTGACCGAAGCCGGAAAGAAACCTTAGTTAATTATGGTTTTCGCTTAAAAAGTGCGTTAGATAACCGCCCATTAAATTTTGAAGAATTTAATGGTAAATTAAAAAATACAATTTATGTTTCAGCGACACCAGCGGAGTATGAATTAGAATTAGCCCATCAACAAGTTGCTGAACAAATTATTCGTCCAACGGGATTATTAGATCCAACTGTGGAAGTAAAACAAACGGTTGGGCAAATTGATGATATTATTGCCCAAATTAAAGAACGGCGAGCAAAAAATGAACGGGTATTTATTACCACTTTAACAATTCGAATGTCTGAAGATTTAACAAGTTATTTACAAGAACAAGATATTAAAGTAGCATACTTGCATAGTGAATTAAAAACATTAGAACGTAGTCAAATTTTATTAGACTTGCGAAAAGGGGTTTATGATTGTATAGTTGGGGTTAACTTAATTCGGGAAGGAATTGATATTCCCGAAGTTTCGTTGATTTGTATTTTAGATGCTGATAAACAAGGGTTTTTACGTAATACGCGTAGTTTAATCCAAACAATTGGGCGCGCAGCACGTAATGCCCATGGGCATGTTATTCTTTATGCTGATACAATGTCTGATGCAATGGTCCAAGCGATTAAAGAAACACAACGTCGTCGGGCAATTCAAGAAGCGTATAATAATAAATATGATATTATTCCCCAAACGATTATTAAAGCAATTCGTGATTATACTAACATTCGGATGCAAGATCAAAAATTACATAAAATTAAAAATAAAAACTCAAAAGAATATAAAACAGCAAAAGAAGGATTATTACAGGATTTACGCAAACAAATGTATGAAGCTAGTGAAAAATTAGATTTTGAGAAGGCGGCAGAATTAAGAGATATCATTCTTGAAATTGAAGCGGAATAA
- the hprK gene encoding HPr(Ser) kinase/phosphatase: MAKFTVQDIIDKFKYELLVGADNLSREIKVYGINRPGLELAGFDPEKDNLNRRVILLSNKEQMYVQTLSEEIRRARYEFILNENIPLVILTEKFTDPLLLEIARTHQCPVARATGITTSRLYQTLLEYFDEYFSPTYEEHGSLINIFGKGVLLIGKSGIGKSEITLELVKKNHLFVGDDRIVIQQRNNKLFGRSHEILKNLIEVRGLGILDLSKIYGLQILLEETTVDLVIELILLDNEEYKTIDRLGAKYNYTTILETKVPIIKIPVTYGRSVSELVETAVSKLKLEEAGFSSLKLLEQQFKKYSEE, encoded by the coding sequence ATGGCAAAGTTTACAGTGCAAGATATTATAGATAAGTTTAAATATGAATTATTGGTAGGAGCTGATAATTTAAGCCGGGAAATTAAAGTATATGGGATAAATCGCCCAGGACTAGAATTAGCTGGTTTTGACCCGGAAAAAGATAATTTAAATCGCCGGGTAATTTTGTTATCAAACAAAGAACAAATGTATGTTCAAACTTTAAGTGAAGAAATCCGCCGTGCGCGTTATGAGTTTATTTTAAATGAAAATATTCCGTTGGTAATTTTAACAGAAAAGTTTACTGATCCACTGTTACTAGAAATTGCTAGAACACATCAGTGTCCAGTAGCAAGAGCAACCGGGATTACAACAAGTCGGTTATACCAAACTTTGTTAGAATATTTTGATGAATATTTTTCACCAACATATGAAGAACATGGCTCATTAATTAATATCTTTGGAAAAGGGGTATTACTAATTGGGAAATCCGGAATTGGGAAATCAGAAATTACCTTAGAATTGGTGAAAAAAAACCACTTGTTTGTTGGTGATGATCGCATTGTTATCCAACAACGTAATAATAAACTTTTTGGCCGTTCCCATGAAATTCTAAAAAACCTAATTGAAGTAAGAGGATTAGGAATTTTAGATTTAAGTAAAATCTATGGTTTACAAATCTTATTAGAAGAAACAACCGTTGATTTGGTAATTGAATTAATTTTATTAGATAATGAAGAATATAAAACAATTGATCGTTTAGGGGCAAAGTATAACTATACAACAATTCTTGAAACAAAAGTACCAATTATTAAAATTCCAGTTACTTATGGGCGTAGTGTTAGTGAGTTAGTGGAAACTGCTGTTTCAAAACTAAAATTAGAAGAAGCTGGTTTTTCATCCCTAAAACTATTAGAACAACAGTTTAAAAAATATTCAGAAGAATAG
- a CDS encoding prolipoprotein diacylglyceryl transferase: protein MNLSTWVAQDMYWGWFRPYWLFIFCGFLITILISWFRFKKRHIPTQGLYIAIFLLTPFALIGASIFGKLDIIHPVQFYQLFMFWLPGMSIHGGLLFGLIAGWGWFGYEARKNNISIWVYADLIIPNILIAQALGRWGNFFNHELLGAPVDRSALMWLPSFIRDNLFKWYIDPNGIIDPQTNVITAGGHIPFDPTNPDFWNKIQYFQPIFLYESFANVMLWAVIVFLVPAIFRYSYYWQFKKREPDFATLSYKGVWDKWYYDVHPDQQTVRNLSQQENLKKIYFKNIYKVPRWERFKIRLKYLGARIKQTFRSNREKLEKIQNPHNLIILRSGVQAGLYIFGYNIIRLILELQRTDQDLFIKNARVLDYVIISLMILIGAVLVLFAQFISVKKWRKGGWLYEKQY from the coding sequence GTGAATTTATCAACTTGAGTAGCTCAGGATATGTATTGAGGGTGGTTTCGACCATACTGACTTTTTATTTTTTGTGGTTTTTTAATTACGATTTTAATTTCATGATTTCGTTTTAAAAAGCGTCATATTCCAACACAAGGCCTTTATATTGCGATTTTTTTACTAACTCCATTTGCTTTAATTGGGGCCAGTATTTTTGGGAAATTAGATATTATTCACCCTGTCCAGTTTTATCAGTTATTTATGTTTTGACTACCGGGAATGAGTATTCATGGGGGGTTATTATTCGGATTAATTGCTGGTTGAGGATGATTTGGCTATGAGGCTCGAAAAAATAATATCTCAATTTGAGTTTATGCTGACTTAATTATTCCTAATATTTTAATAGCCCAAGCATTAGGGCGTTGGGGGAACTTTTTTAACCACGAATTATTGGGAGCTCCAGTTGATCGTAGTGCCTTAATGTGGTTACCAAGCTTTATTCGGGATAATTTATTTAAGTGATATATAGATCCAAATGGAATTATTGATCCACAAACAAATGTAATAACAGCAGGAGGGCATATTCCATTTGATCCAACTAATCCTGATTTTTGAAATAAAATTCAATATTTTCAACCAATTTTCTTATATGAATCATTTGCTAATGTGATGTTATGAGCTGTAATTGTCTTTTTAGTTCCGGCAATATTTCGCTATAGTTACTACTGACAATTTAAAAAACGGGAGCCAGATTTTGCGACATTATCGTACAAAGGGGTTTGAGATAAATGGTATTATGATGTCCATCCTGACCAACAAACGGTACGGAATTTATCACAGCAAGAAAATTTAAAGAAAATTTATTTTAAAAACATTTATAAGGTACCCCGTTGAGAACGATTTAAAATTCGGTTAAAATATTTGGGTGCGAGAATTAAACAAACTTTTAGATCAAATCGCGAGAAATTAGAAAAAATTCAAAATCCCCATAATTTAATTATTTTACGTAGTGGGGTCCAAGCAGGATTGTATATTTTTGGTTATAATATTATTCGTCTGATTTTAGAATTACAGCGAACAGATCAAGATTTATTTATTAAAAATGCGCGGGTATTAGATTATGTTATTATTAGTTTAATGATTTTAATAGGGGCAGTGTTAGTGCTTTTTGCCCAATTTATTTCGGTTAAAAAATGAAGAAAAGGTGGATGATTATATGAAAAACAATACTAA
- the trxB gene encoding thioredoxin-disulfide reductase: protein MKNNTNEIYDILIIGAGPAGMTAAIYAARAMAKIAMIEKGAPGGKVTKTSEIENYPGFDSILGPDLAYKMFEQTQKLQIPYVGEKITEVKKDPATNLFELVTLSEKSYYARAVIVATGTVERKIGIPGELDLYGMGVSYCAVCDGALFRDKDVAVVGGGYAALEEAMYLTKFANKVYLIHRRDQFRADKNVVEKAKNNPKIEFVVDTVSTEIKGAESKKVTGLVVKNVKTNAVKELAVSGVFPYIGSIPITQFLEKMDVLDENNYVIVDSKGATKVPGLFAAGDVTNTTLRQIATAVSDGSKAGQFAVEYLDNL, encoded by the coding sequence ATGAAAAACAATACTAATGAAATTTATGATATTTTAATTATTGGGGCTGGACCAGCTGGTATGACTGCAGCAATTTATGCTGCCCGGGCAATGGCCAAAATTGCAATGATTGAAAAAGGGGCTCCCGGTGGAAAAGTAACTAAGACAAGTGAGATTGAAAATTATCCTGGGTTTGATTCAATTTTAGGACCAGATTTGGCTTATAAAATGTTTGAACAAACACAAAAATTACAAATTCCTTATGTTGGCGAAAAAATTACAGAAGTGAAAAAAGACCCCGCAACTAATTTATTTGAATTAGTAACATTATCAGAAAAAAGTTATTATGCTCGTGCCGTTATTGTTGCAACAGGAACAGTTGAACGAAAAATTGGAATTCCTGGGGAATTAGATTTATATGGGATGGGAGTTTCATATTGCGCGGTTTGTGATGGAGCCTTATTTAGAGACAAAGATGTTGCTGTTGTGGGTGGTGGATATGCGGCTTTAGAAGAAGCAATGTATTTAACAAAGTTTGCTAATAAAGTTTACTTGATTCACCGCCGTGATCAATTCCGCGCTGATAAAAATGTTGTTGAAAAAGCTAAAAATAATCCTAAAATTGAGTTTGTCGTTGATACAGTATCAACCGAAATTAAAGGGGCCGAAAGTAAAAAAGTAACTGGTTTGGTTGTTAAAAATGTTAAAACAAATGCTGTTAAAGAATTAGCAGTTAGTGGCGTATTCCCCTATATTGGTTCAATCCCAATTACCCAATTTTTAGAAAAAATGGATGTTTTGGATGAAAATAATTATGTTATTGTTGATAGCAAAGGGGCAACAAAAGTCCCAGGTTTATTCGCAGCAGGGGATGTGACAAATACAACACTACGCCAAATTGCAACAGCAGTTAGTGATGGTTCAAAGGCAGGACAGTTTGCGGTTGAATATCTTGATAATTTATAA